A segment of the bacterium genome:
GGGAACAACAAAGGAAGTCCCCTGGATGCGGAATCAGCTGGGGTGGCTTGTGCTCCATGTCATCCGTGAACGGGGACTGGTAATATGGGGCAAGGATTTAAGACAAGAAATCCCGACAGCTAACCGGCAGTCGCTTCTTGAAGATGTTGCGAATTTCTGCAAAGGTGTACCTGCCAGTCCCAAGGGAGATATACACGATATTGACTGGTTACTCACTAGCGCAAGACTTCTCTTATTTCTTAAGGAAAACAGGTTAAGCTCCAAGAGCGAAGCCGCAGATTGGGGTGTCAGTAATACCCAAGGGGTATGGAAAAGTCAGTTGCAAAAAGCAAAGCTTTTGCGTCTGAACCCGCAGCTGCTCGATACATCGGACTGGACAAACTGGCTCGCTAACCTAGGAATTTTTATTAACGAAGCCCGCCAGGAGCTTGAGGAAGAACTTGTAAGACTTGACAAGTTCGATTAAAAGAGTACGCTTTTATTTACAAG
Coding sequences within it:
- a CDS encoding DUF4111 domain-containing protein codes for the protein MKGLQRVLDIKEPLLGITLKRFTQELIDFFKERLLSIILYGSVTFGDLAPGYGDLDFLAVTDDDLSEKDCDGLIELRKPFRSEASGIYAHMLEGAFLPRKMLDPGVAGRAFWWGTTKEVPWMRNQLGWLVLHVIRERGLVIWGKDLRQEIPTANRQSLLEDVANFCKGVPASPKGDIHDIDWLLTSARLLLFLKENRLSSKSEAADWGVSNTQGVWKSQLQKAKLLRLNPQLLDTSDWTNWLANLGIFINEARQELEEELVRLDKFD